One window of Longimicrobium sp. genomic DNA carries:
- a CDS encoding PASTA domain-containing protein — translation DRRSLLATRLPAQSPARAAGTRRADPPPSGSEGVYVFVSTDNVGRAVDERPGAPVAMPDLSGLPLRDAARRLHALGVRVRVRGGGFVASTRPAAGQPVARGDTLVIVGDSR, via the coding sequence TGGACCGCCGCAGCCTGCTGGCGACACGGCTTCCCGCGCAGTCGCCGGCGCGCGCGGCGGGGACGCGGCGCGCCGATCCGCCGCCGTCCGGCTCCGAGGGCGTCTACGTCTTCGTCTCCACCGACAACGTGGGCCGGGCGGTGGACGAGCGGCCCGGGGCGCCCGTCGCCATGCCGGACCTGTCGGGTCTTCCCCTGCGCGACGCGGCCCGCCGGCTCCACGCGCTCGGCGTCCGCGTGAGGGTGCGAGGGGGCGGATTCGTCGCCTCCACTCGGCCGGCAGCCGGGCAGCCGGTCGCCCGGGGAGACACGCTGGTGATCGTGGGCGACAGCCGATGA